The proteins below come from a single Mangifera indica cultivar Alphonso chromosome 16, CATAS_Mindica_2.1, whole genome shotgun sequence genomic window:
- the LOC123199400 gene encoding disease resistance protein RPP13-like isoform X1 — translation MVDAVVSLVVERVGDYLIKEAAFLQGVRGEVESLKKDLEWMLCFMKDAEDKQVDNPLIRQWVSDIREIAYGCEDVLDDFMVKVHDGKTSNVLKVEEGETSKRRQGVFTSIKKCSYIFASHMGCNLCIKCKEKASLYRIGKEIEALKKRLKAVSDRCGMYGLEDINKRWEASKALREFKEVRRTSSFAFEENVIGCKDDIRMLLGQLLCNERQHCIISIWGTGGLGKTTLAKKLYHHDKVKNKFQHCAWVCVSQDFNVEDLLRRIISSFNFNHTKKLEKIVEEALNRNPNESLEMEKMKEEALKRYIHESLRGSSYLVVIDDVWGKNAWGRLVEAFPKNEHGSRIIITTRNKNVADCADYVHSLPFLTEEESWRLFYSKTYGKANETKEMEKLGKEMLQKCGGLPLAIVLLGGLLSKKSAEEWRLVHDHMWQHLNRDSDNHINYLLSLSFNDLPYQMKLCFLYLGQFPEDFEIPVMKLIHLLVAEGFIPRNREIMEDTAYYYVNELFQRSLIQKDKTQRGRILTCRIHDLLRNLAIEKAEELNLFHIYEVDGAATSSSKTRRQAVYLGTGNSFQLQQSNLMRSFLFFNIKHRGAREDLSRLCCSFRLLRVLNLSNIAVKEIPQEIGKLIHLKYLQLGLSFNRDVPKWILNLVSLQTLNILGDDSYPRLPTEIFKLQELRHLIGNFIGYFCIDKLKNLQTLKSIPVETWIKTNPERLVNLRELHISGLGGKISQFSLDSIAKLRSLRILRVYTSSREIHSLKPLSKCQNLVELTLSGRIEKIPEEMPEIFPNLEFLELYSSGVVDDPMPTLEKLPNLAVLNLGFDCYCGTKLICSKGGFPRLEILAIHGSHLEELQVAEGGMPELRSFIKSYATIDFRIPERLETLPPPSNWEYVSSVLKQN, via the coding sequence ATGGTGGATGCAGTAGTGTCACTTGTAGTGGAGAGGGTTGGGGACTATCTCATCAAAGAAGCAGCCTTCTTACAAGGTGTAAGAGGTGAAGTAGAGTCATTGAAAAAAGACCTGGAATGGATGCTTTGTTTCATGAAGGACGCTGAAGATAAACAAGTGGACAATCCTTTGATACGCCAGTGGGTTTCTGACATCCGAGAAATTGCTTATGGTTGTGAGGATGTCTTGGATGATTTTATGGTCAAAGTCCATGATGGAAAGACTTCAAACGTGCTCAAGGTCGAAGAAGGGGAGACTTCTAAAAGAAGGCAAGGAGTCTTTACTTCCATCAAAAAGTGTTCTTACATATTTGCCAGTCACATGGGGTGCAATCTATGCATCAAATGTAAGGAAAAAGCCAGTCTCTACAGAATTGGAAAGGAGATTGAAGCACTCAAAAAGAGACTTAAAGCAGTCTCTGATAGATGTGGAATGTATGGCCTAgaagatattaataaaagatgGGAAGCGAGCAAGGCTCTTCGTGAATTTAAAGAAGTGAGAAGAACCTCATCGTTTGCATTTGAAGAGAATGTCATTGGCTGCAAGGATGATATCAGAATGTTGTTAGGTCAACTACTTTGCAATGAGCGACAGCATTGTATAATCTCTATTTGGGGTACTGGTGGTTTGGGCAAAACAACACTTGCCAAAAAATTATATCACCATGATAAGGTAAAGAACAAATTTCAACATTGTGCTTGGGTTTGTGTATCTCAAGATTTCAATGTTGAGGATCTTCTTCGAAGAATTATAagttctttcaattttaatcataCAAAGAAATTGGAGAAGATAGTAGAGGAAGCTTTGAACAGAAATCCTAATGAATCTTTGGAAATGGAGAAGATGAAGGAAGAAGCTTTGAAGAGATATATTCATGAATCTTTGAGAGGTAGCTCATACTTAGTGGTAATTGATGATGTTTGGGGAAAAAATGCTTGGGGGAGGCTTGTAGAAGCCTTTCCAAAGAATGAGCATGGTAGTAGAATCATTATAACCACCCGCAATAAAAATGTTGCTGATTGTGCAGATTATGTCCATAGTCTTCCATTTCTTACTGAAGAAGAAAGCTGGAGGTTATTCTATTCAAAAACCTATGGAAAGGCAAATGAAACTAAAGAAATGGAAAAGCTTGGAAAGGAGATGCTGCAAAAATGTGGTGGTCTACCACTGGCGATTGTTCTATTGGGTGGCTTATTATCTAAAAAGAGTGCAGAAGAGTGGCGGTTAGTGCATGATCACATGTGGCAACACCTGAACCGTGATTCGGATAATCATATCAATTACTTATTGTCTTTAAGCTTCAATGATTTACCTTATCAAATGAAGCTTTGTTTTCTCTACCTGGGCCAATTTCCAGAAGATTTTGAAATCCCGGTGATGAAACTAATTCATTTGTTGGTGGCTGAGGGTTTCATACCGCGAAATAGAGAAATAATGGAAGATACAGCTTATTATTACGTGAATGAGTTGTTCCAAAGGAGCTTGATTCAAAAAGATAAAACACAGAGAGGGAGGATTCTAACTTGTCGTATCCATGATCTCTTGAGGAATCTTGCAATCGAAAAAGCAGAAGAGCTCAACCTCTTTCACATTTATGAGGTAGATGGAGCTGCTACTAGTTCCTCAAAAACAAGACGACAAGCTGTTTATCTTGGAACAGGAAATAGCTTTCAGCTTCAGCAATCTAATCTCATGCGTTCCTTTTTGTTCTTCAATATCAAGCACAGAGGAGCAAGAGAAGACTTATCAAGGCTGTGCTGCAGCTTCAGATTACTAAGAGTGCTCAATCTTTCAAATATTGCTGTGAAAGAAATACCGCAAGAAATAGGTAAGTTAATTCACTTGAAGTATTTGCAATTAGGACTAAGTTTTAATAGAGATGTTCCAAAATGGATTCTCAACTTAGTGAGCCTACAAACTTTGAACATACTCGGTGATGATTCATACCCCAGGCTTCCtactgaaatttttaaattgcaGGAGTTGAGACATCTAATTGGAAATTTTATAGGGTATTTTTGTATAGACAAATTGAAAAACCTTCAAACTCTGAAGAGCATACCAGTGGAGACTTGGATTAAAACAAATCCAGAACGGTTGGTTAATCTTAGAGAGCTGCACATATCTGGTCTTGGAGGAAAAATAAGCCAGTTTAGTTTGGATTCTATTGCCAAATTGAGAAGCCTTCGGATTTTACGGGTTTATACATCAAGTAGGGAAATTCATTCTCTGAAACCACTCTCAAAATGTCAAAACCTGGTGGAGTTGACATTAAGTGGCAGGATAGAGAAAATTCCTGAAGAAATGCCTGAAATTTTTCCAAATCTTGAATTCCTGGAGCTATATTCCAGTGGAGTGGTAGATGATCCCATGCCTACATTAGAGAAGCTGCCAAACCTGGCAGTGCTTAATTTAGGCTTTGATTGTTATTGTGGAACGAAACTTATCTGCAGCAAAGGGGGTTTTCCCCGGCTTGAAATTCTAGCCATTCATGGAAGTCATTTAGAGGAGTTGCAAGTAGCTGAAGGAGGTATGCCTGAGCTTAGGAGTTTCATCAAGTCATATGCCACAATCGATTTCAGAATTCCAGAAAGGTTGGAAACCCTTCCTCCCCCATCCAACTGGGAATATGTGAGTTCTGTCTTAAAACAAAACTGA
- the LOC123198841 gene encoding disease resistance protein RPP13-like: protein MVDAVVSLVVERVGDYLIKEAAFLQGVRGEVESLKKDLEWMLCFIKDAEEKQVDNPLIRQWVSDIREIAYGCEDVLDNFTVKVHDRKFSNVLKVEEGKTFKRRQGLFTSIKKCSCKFASHVESNLYIEGKENASLYGIGKEIKALKKRLKEVSDRCGMYGLEDINKRWEASKPLREFKEVRRTTSFAFEENVIGYKDDFRMLLGELLCNEQQRSIISIWGTGGLGKTTLAKKLYHHDEVKDKFKHRAWVCVSQDFNVEDLLRRIINSFNVNHTKKLKKMEVEALERNLNESLELEKLKEEALKRYIHEFLRESSYLVVFDDVWGKNAWGRLIEAFPSNEHGSIVIITTRNKNVADCADYVHNLPFLTEEESWRLFYSKTNGKANETKEMEKLGKEMLQKCGGLPLAIVLLGGLLSKKSAQEWRLVHGHMWQHLNRDSDNHINYLLSLSFSDLPYQMKLCFLYMSQFPEDFEIPVMKLIHLLVAEGFIPRNREIMEDIAYYYVNELFRRSLIQKDKTQRGRILTCRIHDLLRNLAIEKAEELNLFHICEVYEGSNGSSKTRRQAVFFGIVNTLQLRQSNLMRSLLFFNIEHRGAMEDLLRVCCSFRLLRVLNLSNIAVKTIPQEIRKLIHLKYLQLGLSFNRDVPQWILNLVSLQTLNVLGNDSYPRLPAEIFKLQELRHLIGNFIGYFCIDKLKNLQTLKCIPVETWIKTNPERLVNLRELHITGFGREISQFTLDSIAKLKSLRILRVYTSRREIHSLNPLSKCLNLVELTLSGRIEKIPEEMPEIFPHLEFLELYSSGVVDDPMPTLEKLPNLAVLNLGFDCYCGTKLVCSKGGFPRLEILAIRGSHLEELQVAEGAMPELRSFIKSYATINFRIPERLESLPRPSNWEYETSDLEQY from the coding sequence ATGGTGGATGCAGTAGTGTCGCTTGTAGTGGAGAGGGTTGGGGACTATCTCATCAAAGAAGCAGCCTTCTTACAAGGTGTAAGAGGTGAAGTGGAGTCTCTGAAAAAAGATCTGGAATGGATGCTTTGTTTCATAAAGGACGCTGAAGAAAAACAAGTTGACAATCCTTTGATACGCCAGTGGGTTTCTGACATCCGAGAAATTGCTTACGGCTGTGAGGATGTCTTAGATAATTTTACGGTCAAAGTCCATGATAGAAAGTTTTCAAATGTGCTCAAGGTAGAAGAAGGGAAGACTTTTAAAAGAAGGCAAGGACTCTTTACTTCCATCAAGAAGTGTTCTTGCAAATTTGCCAGTCACGTGGAGTCCAATCTGTACATCGAAGGTAAGGAAAACGCCAGTCTCTACGGAATTGGAAAGGAGATTAAAGCACTCAAAAAGAGACTGAAAGAAGTCTCTGATAGATGTGGAATGTATGGCCTTGAAGATATTAATAAAAGGTGGGAAGCAAGCAAGCCTCTTCGTGAATTTAAGGAAGTGAGAAGAACCACATCGTTTGCATTTGAGGAGAATGTCATTGGCTACAAGGATGATTTCAGAATGTTGCTGGGTGAACTACTATGCAATGAGCAACAGCGTTCTATAATCTCTATTTGGGGTACTGGTGGTTTGGGCAAAACAACACTAGCCAAAAAATTATATCACCATGATGAGGTAAAGGACAAATTTAAACATCGGGCTTGGGTTTGTGTTTCTCAAGATTTCAATGTTGAGGATCTTCTTCGAAGAATTATAAATTCTTTCAATGTCAATCAtacaaagaaattgaagaagatggaGGTAGAAGCTTTGGAGAGAAATCTTAATGAATCTTTGGAATTGGAGAAGTTGAAGGAAGAAGCTCTGAAGAGATATATTCATGAATTTTTGAGGGAAAGCTCATACTTAGTGGTATTTGATGATGTTTGGGGGAAAAATGCTTGGGGGAGGCTTATAGAAGCCTTTCCAAGTAATGAGCATGGTAGTATAGTCATTATAACCACCCGCAATAAAAACGTTGCTGATTGTGCAGATTATGTCCATAATCTTCCATTTCTAACTGAAGAAGAAAGCTGGAGGTTATTCTATTCAAAAACCAATGGAAAGGCAAATGAAACCAAAGAAATGGAAAAGCTCGGAAAGGAAATGCTGCAAAAATGTGGTGGTCTACCATTGGCGATTGTTTTATTGGGTGGCTTATTATCTAAAAAGAGTGCACAAGAGTGGCGGTTAGTGCATGGTCACATGTGGCAACACTTGAACCGTGATTCGGATAATCATATCAACTACTTGTTGTCTTTGAGCTTCAGTGATTTACCTTATCAAATGAAGCTTTGTTTTCTCTACATGAGCCAATTTCCGGAAGATTTTGAAATCCCGGTAATGAAACTAATTCATTTGTTGGTGGCTGAGGGTTTCATACCACGAAATAGAGAGATAATGGAAGATATAGCTTATTATTATGTGAATGAGTTGTTCCGAAGGAGCTTGATTCAAAAAGATAAAACACAGAGAGGGAGGATTCTAACTTGTCGTATCCATGATCTCTTGCGGAATCTTGCAATCGAAAAAGCAGAAGAGCTCAACCTGTTTCACATTTGCGAGGTATATGAAGGATCTAATGGCTCCTCAAAAACAAGGCGACAAGCTGTTTTTTTTGGAATAGTAAATACCTTGCAGCTTCGGCAATCTAATCTCATGCGATCCCTTTTGTTCTTCAATATTGAGCACAGAGGAGCAATGGAAGACTTATTAAGGGTGTGCTGCAGCTTCAGGTTACTAAGAGTGCTCAACCTTTCGAATATTGCTGTAAAAACAATACCGCAAGAAATACGTAAGTTAATTCACTTGAAATATTTGCAATTAGGACTAAGTTTTAACAGAGATGTTCCACAATGGATTCTCAACTTAGTGAGCCTACAAACTCTGAACGTACTCGGTAATGATTCATACCCCAGGCTTCCTgctgaaatttttaaattgcaGGAGTTGAGACATCTAATTGGAAATTTTATAGGGTATTTTTGTATAGACAAATTGAAAAACCTTCAAACTCTGAAGTGCATACCAGTGGAGACTTGGATTAAAACAAATCCAGAACGGTTGGTTAATCTTAGAGAGCTGCACATAACTGGTTTTGGAAGAGAAATAAGCCAGTTTACTTTGGATTCTATTGCCAAATTGAAAAGCCTTCGGATTTTACGGGTTTATACATCAAGAAGGGAAATTCATTCCCTGAATCCACTCTCAAAATGTCTAAACCTGGTGGAGTTGACATTAAGTGGCAGGATAGAGAAAATTCCTGAAGAAATGCCTGAAATTTTTCCACATCTTGAATTCCTGGAGCTATATTCCAGTGGAGTGGTAGATGATCCCATGCCTACATTAGAGAAGCTGCCAAACCTGGCGGTGCTTAATTTAGGCTTTGATTGTTATTGTGGAACGAAACTTGTCTGCAGCAAAGGGGGTTTTCCCCGGCTTGAAATTCTAGCCATTCGTGGAAGTCATTTAGAGGAGTTGCAGGTAGCTGAAGGAGCTATGCCTGAGCTTAGGAGTTTCATCAAGTCATATGCCACAATCAATTTCAGAATTCCAGAAAGATTGGAATCCCTTCCTCGCCCATCCAACTGGGAATACGAAACTTCTGACTTAGAACAATACTAA
- the LOC123199400 gene encoding disease resistance protein RPP13-like isoform X2, producing MVDAVVSLVVERVGDYLIKEAAFLQGVRGEVESLKKDLEWMLCFMKDAEDKQVDNPLIRQWVSDIREIAYGCEDVLDDFMVKVHDGKTSNVLKVEEGETSKRRQGVFTSIKKCSYIFASHMGCNLCIKCKEKASLYRIGKEIEALKKRLKAVSDRCGMYGLEDINKRWEASKALREFKEVRRTSSFAFEENVIGCKDDIRMLLGQLLCNERQHCIISIWGTGGLGKTTLAKKLYHHDKVKNKFQHCAWVCVSQDFNVEDLLRRIISSFNFNHTKKLEKIVEEALNRNPNESLEMEKMKEEALKRYIHESLRGSSYLVVIDDVWGKNAWGRLVEAFPKNEHGSRIIITTRNKNVADCADYVHSLPFLTEEESWRLFYSKTYGKANETKEMEKLGKEMLQKCGGLPLAIVLLGGLLSKKSAEEWRLVHDHMWQHLNRDSDNHINYLLSLSFNDLPYQMKLCFLYLGQFPEDFEIPVMKLIHLLVAEGFIPRNREIMEDTAYYYVNELFQRSLIQKDKTQRGRILTCRIHDLLRNLAIEKAEELNLFHIYEVDGAATSSSKTRRQAVYLGTGNSFQLQQSNLMRSFLFFNIKHRGAREDLSRLCCSFRLLRVLNLSNIAVKEIPQEIGYFCIDKLKNLQTLKSIPVETWIKTNPERLVNLRELHISGLGGKISQFSLDSIAKLRSLRILRVYTSSREIHSLKPLSKCQNLVELTLSGRIEKIPEEMPEIFPNLEFLELYSSGVVDDPMPTLEKLPNLAVLNLGFDCYCGTKLICSKGGFPRLEILAIHGSHLEELQVAEGGMPELRSFIKSYATIDFRIPERLETLPPPSNWEYVSSVLKQN from the exons ATGGTGGATGCAGTAGTGTCACTTGTAGTGGAGAGGGTTGGGGACTATCTCATCAAAGAAGCAGCCTTCTTACAAGGTGTAAGAGGTGAAGTAGAGTCATTGAAAAAAGACCTGGAATGGATGCTTTGTTTCATGAAGGACGCTGAAGATAAACAAGTGGACAATCCTTTGATACGCCAGTGGGTTTCTGACATCCGAGAAATTGCTTATGGTTGTGAGGATGTCTTGGATGATTTTATGGTCAAAGTCCATGATGGAAAGACTTCAAACGTGCTCAAGGTCGAAGAAGGGGAGACTTCTAAAAGAAGGCAAGGAGTCTTTACTTCCATCAAAAAGTGTTCTTACATATTTGCCAGTCACATGGGGTGCAATCTATGCATCAAATGTAAGGAAAAAGCCAGTCTCTACAGAATTGGAAAGGAGATTGAAGCACTCAAAAAGAGACTTAAAGCAGTCTCTGATAGATGTGGAATGTATGGCCTAgaagatattaataaaagatgGGAAGCGAGCAAGGCTCTTCGTGAATTTAAAGAAGTGAGAAGAACCTCATCGTTTGCATTTGAAGAGAATGTCATTGGCTGCAAGGATGATATCAGAATGTTGTTAGGTCAACTACTTTGCAATGAGCGACAGCATTGTATAATCTCTATTTGGGGTACTGGTGGTTTGGGCAAAACAACACTTGCCAAAAAATTATATCACCATGATAAGGTAAAGAACAAATTTCAACATTGTGCTTGGGTTTGTGTATCTCAAGATTTCAATGTTGAGGATCTTCTTCGAAGAATTATAagttctttcaattttaatcataCAAAGAAATTGGAGAAGATAGTAGAGGAAGCTTTGAACAGAAATCCTAATGAATCTTTGGAAATGGAGAAGATGAAGGAAGAAGCTTTGAAGAGATATATTCATGAATCTTTGAGAGGTAGCTCATACTTAGTGGTAATTGATGATGTTTGGGGAAAAAATGCTTGGGGGAGGCTTGTAGAAGCCTTTCCAAAGAATGAGCATGGTAGTAGAATCATTATAACCACCCGCAATAAAAATGTTGCTGATTGTGCAGATTATGTCCATAGTCTTCCATTTCTTACTGAAGAAGAAAGCTGGAGGTTATTCTATTCAAAAACCTATGGAAAGGCAAATGAAACTAAAGAAATGGAAAAGCTTGGAAAGGAGATGCTGCAAAAATGTGGTGGTCTACCACTGGCGATTGTTCTATTGGGTGGCTTATTATCTAAAAAGAGTGCAGAAGAGTGGCGGTTAGTGCATGATCACATGTGGCAACACCTGAACCGTGATTCGGATAATCATATCAATTACTTATTGTCTTTAAGCTTCAATGATTTACCTTATCAAATGAAGCTTTGTTTTCTCTACCTGGGCCAATTTCCAGAAGATTTTGAAATCCCGGTGATGAAACTAATTCATTTGTTGGTGGCTGAGGGTTTCATACCGCGAAATAGAGAAATAATGGAAGATACAGCTTATTATTACGTGAATGAGTTGTTCCAAAGGAGCTTGATTCAAAAAGATAAAACACAGAGAGGGAGGATTCTAACTTGTCGTATCCATGATCTCTTGAGGAATCTTGCAATCGAAAAAGCAGAAGAGCTCAACCTCTTTCACATTTATGAGGTAGATGGAGCTGCTACTAGTTCCTCAAAAACAAGACGACAAGCTGTTTATCTTGGAACAGGAAATAGCTTTCAGCTTCAGCAATCTAATCTCATGCGTTCCTTTTTGTTCTTCAATATCAAGCACAGAGGAGCAAGAGAAGACTTATCAAGGCTGTGCTGCAGCTTCAGATTACTAAGAGTGCTCAATCTTTCAAATATTGCTGTGAAAGAAATACCGCAAGAAATAG GGTATTTTTGTATAGACAAATTGAAAAACCTTCAAACTCTGAAGAGCATACCAGTGGAGACTTGGATTAAAACAAATCCAGAACGGTTGGTTAATCTTAGAGAGCTGCACATATCTGGTCTTGGAGGAAAAATAAGCCAGTTTAGTTTGGATTCTATTGCCAAATTGAGAAGCCTTCGGATTTTACGGGTTTATACATCAAGTAGGGAAATTCATTCTCTGAAACCACTCTCAAAATGTCAAAACCTGGTGGAGTTGACATTAAGTGGCAGGATAGAGAAAATTCCTGAAGAAATGCCTGAAATTTTTCCAAATCTTGAATTCCTGGAGCTATATTCCAGTGGAGTGGTAGATGATCCCATGCCTACATTAGAGAAGCTGCCAAACCTGGCAGTGCTTAATTTAGGCTTTGATTGTTATTGTGGAACGAAACTTATCTGCAGCAAAGGGGGTTTTCCCCGGCTTGAAATTCTAGCCATTCATGGAAGTCATTTAGAGGAGTTGCAAGTAGCTGAAGGAGGTATGCCTGAGCTTAGGAGTTTCATCAAGTCATATGCCACAATCGATTTCAGAATTCCAGAAAGGTTGGAAACCCTTCCTCCCCCATCCAACTGGGAATATGTGAGTTCTGTCTTAAAACAAAACTGA
- the LOC123199021 gene encoding chaperone protein dnaJ 20, chloroplastic-like: MSLQMNSIATNPNRIFHKTMPRQKTACNFNPISCKTAVHRGSKSNFYQVLSLDYSESIGFDEIKKAYRRMALLYHPDVCPSLAKEESTKRFVELQQAYETLSDPVSRTMYDYEMGFGDPLGPLCGEERRRRDCFPKKVWEEQLHGLKQRSRIRMEKKKC; the protein is encoded by the coding sequence aTGTCGTTGCAAATGAATTCTATTGCAACAAACCCAAATCGAATTTTCCACAAAACAATGCCCAGGCAAAAGACTGCATGCAATTTCAACCCCATTTCATGCAAAACGGCTGTGCATAGAGGGAGCAAGAGCAATTTTTATCAAGTGCTTTCGCTCGATTATTCAGAGAGCATAGGGTTTGATGAGATAAAGAAGGCCTACAGAAGAATGGCGCTTCTGTATCACCCTGATGTTTGTCCTTCTTTGGCCAAAGAAGAATCCACAAAACGATTCGTTGAGCTTCAGCAGGCTTATGAGACATTGTCCGATCCTGTTTCTCGTACAATGTATGATTATGAGATGGGTTTTGGCGACCCTTTAGGGCCGCTTTGTGGTGAAGAACGGAGGAGGAGAGATTGTTTTCCGAAGAAAGTTTGGGAAGAACAACTCCATGGGCTGAAGCAACGGTCTCGAATCagaatggagaagaagaaatgttaa